From a single Calothrix sp. NIES-2098 genomic region:
- a CDS encoding phage tail sheath protein, giving the protein MARLDYFAPGVYVEEIDRGSRPIEGVSTAVGGFVGFTEDIRDGAELFKPMLITNWTQYLNYFARPNSDGFTDFNAYLPFAVYGYFMNGGGRCWVTSIGTQLPGAPKPPSQEPATLRISGRGNRPAIRFTLRPEQAAGGAINILISDSGPRALPEGTEGEPPPNTGEYFTVQIRRGDEILEQYENLTMNREVPAQVATYAVTALRNSMYVNVEDISQTGQPLSRRPTNGQYELAPPIVAQTVDRFSQDFEGVRDDRTGVRGIFEIDEITMLACPDLMRAYQAQVMNLDQIHGIMELMISMCEGSASGDIPNPPNRMVLIDPPPEHTKPQQVVEWLNRFNRRSMFAALYYPWIKVPNPRDRGNPILIPPCGHVMGVWARTDETRGVYKAPANEVPRGVIGLAYETNFREQELLNPLGINCIRTFPNRGIRIWGARTLVEPDKTEWRYISVRRLISYIEKSIELGTQWVVFEPNDEDLWARVKRTVSNFLERIWREGALFGASPEQAFYVKCDEELNPPETRILGRLYIEVGVCPVRPAEFVIFRISQWNGIEDEE; this is encoded by the coding sequence ATGGCTAGACTTGATTACTTTGCACCTGGTGTCTATGTCGAAGAAATAGATCGAGGTAGCCGACCGATAGAAGGTGTGAGTACCGCAGTTGGTGGGTTTGTCGGCTTTACCGAAGATATTCGCGATGGGGCTGAACTATTCAAGCCCATGTTAATCACCAATTGGACGCAATATCTTAACTATTTTGCCCGTCCTAACTCGGATGGCTTTACCGATTTCAACGCCTATTTACCCTTTGCGGTCTATGGCTACTTTATGAATGGTGGCGGTCGCTGCTGGGTAACAAGTATTGGTACGCAATTACCAGGCGCACCCAAGCCTCCCAGCCAAGAACCCGCAACCCTGAGGATTAGCGGTCGCGGCAATCGTCCAGCGATCCGGTTTACTTTGCGCCCCGAACAAGCAGCAGGCGGTGCGATTAATATTTTGATTAGTGATAGCGGCCCTCGTGCTTTACCTGAAGGTACGGAAGGAGAACCGCCACCCAATACAGGCGAATACTTTACAGTGCAAATTCGCCGGGGAGATGAAATTCTCGAACAATATGAGAACTTAACGATGAACCGCGAAGTTCCTGCCCAGGTAGCAACTTACGCAGTCACAGCCTTGAGAAATTCGATGTACGTCAACGTAGAAGATATTTCTCAAACTGGACAGCCTCTATCTCGTCGTCCGACTAATGGCCAGTATGAACTAGCGCCACCGATTGTTGCTCAGACAGTCGATAGATTTTCCCAAGATTTTGAAGGGGTACGCGACGATCGCACAGGGGTAAGAGGGATTTTTGAAATTGATGAAATCACCATGCTAGCTTGTCCCGATTTAATGCGGGCTTATCAAGCGCAAGTGATGAACTTGGATCAAATCCACGGCATCATGGAACTGATGATTAGTATGTGTGAAGGTTCTGCGAGTGGTGATATTCCCAATCCACCCAATCGCATGGTGTTAATCGACCCACCACCAGAACATACTAAGCCCCAACAAGTAGTGGAGTGGTTGAATCGATTTAACCGCCGTTCGATGTTTGCGGCTCTATATTATCCTTGGATCAAAGTTCCCAATCCACGCGATCGCGGTAATCCAATTCTTATACCTCCTTGCGGTCACGTCATGGGTGTGTGGGCGCGCACCGACGAAACCAGAGGCGTTTATAAAGCCCCAGCCAACGAAGTACCCAGAGGAGTAATTGGTTTGGCTTATGAAACCAACTTCCGCGAACAGGAACTTTTAAACCCCCTCGGAATTAACTGTATTCGCACCTTTCCCAATCGCGGTATCCGCATCTGGGGTGCCAGAACTCTGGTTGAACCAGATAAAACTGAGTGGCGTTATATTAGCGTGCGGCGGTTGATTAGTTATATTGAAAAATCAATTGAATTGGGTACTCAATGGGTAGTTTTTGAACCCAACGATGAAGATTTGTGGGCAAGAGTAAAGCGCACTGTGAGTAATTTCTTAGAACGAATTTGGCGTGAAGGTGCATTGTTTGGTGCTTCACCTGAACAAGCATTTTATGTCAAATGCGATGAGGAATTAAACCCACCAGAAACAAGAATTTTGGGACGTTTGTATATCGAAGTTGGTGTTTGTCCAGTCAGACCAGCGGAGTTTGTCATCTTCCGCATTAGCCAATGGAATGGCATTGAAGATGAAGAATAA
- a CDS encoding phage tail protein has translation MPGQPELLAACLFYFEADGITEKSIKEISGLGVENTPAQEVHGSTKGGKIWRQATPTVTKFTNITLKVIATADIDLYQWYKKCNEDMGKPRQWDQNRKSASVVAYNQQLKEVARWNIINCYPVKYTGPTLTASSGEMANETIELVHEGVERVS, from the coding sequence ATGCCTGGTCAACCTGAGTTATTAGCTGCTTGTCTGTTTTATTTTGAAGCAGACGGAATTACAGAGAAATCTATTAAAGAAATTAGCGGTTTAGGTGTAGAAAATACGCCCGCACAAGAAGTACATGGCTCTACAAAAGGCGGTAAAATTTGGCGACAAGCAACTCCTACCGTCACCAAATTTACGAATATTACACTTAAGGTAATTGCCACTGCTGATATAGACCTTTACCAATGGTACAAAAAGTGTAACGAGGATATGGGAAAACCTCGTCAGTGGGATCAAAATCGTAAATCAGCTTCGGTAGTTGCTTACAATCAGCAACTCAAAGAAGTGGCGCGTTGGAATATTATTAATTGCTACCCTGTGAAATATACAGGCCCGACATTAACAGCTTCTAGTGGTGAGATGGCAAACGAAACAATCGAATTAGTGCATGAGGGTGTTGAACGCGTTAGTTAA
- a CDS encoding phage tail protein, producing MVQAGEKLPEFLTAHRFYLGLTLDGQKDNSDCYFLECQGFKRTQDAIEITEVTPNKWAAAAKGLVVRTKLPGNVKSGNITLRRGTISNSIVFWKWFEEVQNGKWAKQRKLMALSIYSQANKEEARFELAGAWPASYKMADFNARSTDFHIEELEIAFEEFKRVK from the coding sequence GTGGTTCAAGCAGGTGAAAAACTCCCAGAATTTCTGACAGCCCATCGCTTTTATTTAGGATTGACGTTAGACGGTCAAAAAGATAATAGCGATTGCTACTTTTTAGAGTGTCAAGGTTTTAAAAGAACGCAAGATGCGATTGAAATTACTGAAGTCACTCCTAATAAGTGGGCAGCAGCAGCTAAAGGTTTAGTGGTCAGAACCAAGCTTCCTGGAAATGTTAAAAGTGGCAATATCACTCTACGTAGAGGTACGATATCTAACTCTATAGTTTTTTGGAAGTGGTTTGAAGAAGTGCAAAATGGTAAATGGGCAAAGCAACGAAAACTCATGGCTTTGTCTATTTACAGTCAAGCCAATAAAGAAGAAGCGAGATTTGAATTAGCAGGTGCTTGGCCAGCTAGTTATAAAATGGCTGATTTCAACGCCCGCAGCACTGATTTTCATATTGAAGAACTGGAGATTGCTTTCGAGGAATTTAAGCGCGTGAAGTAA